In a single window of the Streptomyces sp. NBC_00353 genome:
- a CDS encoding MarR family winged helix-turn-helix transcriptional regulator yields MAAGDLPDELAGLLPRIQRLARRRLWSGLPPPRLRGAHAELLRLVAAGPGIRVSAAAHDLCLAANSVSTLVNHLVAQGLLRRETDPGDGRAALLYPTPAGVARLREWRARRDALFREHVAKLDAADRAALTAALPSLRRLADSLREGEEPP; encoded by the coding sequence ATGGCGGCGGGTGATCTACCGGATGAGCTCGCCGGACTTCTGCCCCGCATCCAGAGGCTCGCCCGGCGACGGCTGTGGAGCGGGCTGCCCCCACCCCGGCTGCGTGGGGCGCACGCCGAACTGCTCCGTCTTGTCGCCGCCGGACCTGGCATCCGGGTCTCCGCCGCCGCGCACGACCTCTGCCTCGCGGCCAACTCCGTCAGCACCCTGGTCAACCACCTGGTCGCGCAAGGGCTGTTGCGACGGGAGACCGACCCCGGCGACGGGCGTGCCGCACTGCTGTACCCGACCCCCGCAGGCGTCGCGCGGCTGCGCGAGTGGCGTGCCCGGCGCGACGCGCTCTTCCGTGAACACGTCGCGAAGCTCGACGCGGCCGACCGGGCCGCGCTGACCGCCGCGCTCCCGTCACTGCGCAGACTCGCCGACTCATTGCGCGAAGGGGAGGAGCCCCCGTGA
- a CDS encoding ABC transporter permease encodes MSAVPVAPHHASAEPGSPDERFALLLDPPPPRTGWRVVPARVTAMCVVEMQKLRHDRTEIYTRAVQPALWLLVFGVTFSRIHAIPTGGVPYLDFLAPGIIAQSAMFIAIFYGIMIIWERDSGVLTKLMVTPTPRTALVTGKAFAAGVKAVIQAAVVIVIAALIGVGMTWNPLRLLGVVVVVVLASAFFSCLSMSIAGIVLTRDRLMGIGQAITMPLFFASNALYPVALMPGWLQAISRVNPLSYQVDALRGLLIGTPAHLGLDFAILAFAALVGIVAAGSLLGRLAR; translated from the coding sequence ATGTCCGCCGTACCCGTCGCACCGCATCACGCCTCGGCTGAACCCGGCTCGCCCGACGAGCGGTTCGCTCTGCTGCTGGACCCGCCGCCGCCCCGCACCGGCTGGCGCGTCGTCCCCGCGCGCGTCACCGCGATGTGCGTCGTGGAAATGCAGAAGCTGCGCCACGACCGCACCGAGATCTACACCCGCGCCGTGCAGCCGGCGCTCTGGCTGCTGGTCTTCGGCGTGACGTTCTCCCGAATCCACGCCATCCCGACCGGCGGCGTCCCCTACCTCGACTTCCTGGCGCCCGGCATCATCGCCCAGTCCGCCATGTTCATCGCGATCTTCTACGGCATCATGATCATCTGGGAGCGGGACTCGGGTGTCCTCACCAAACTCATGGTCACACCGACGCCGCGGACCGCCCTGGTGACCGGCAAGGCCTTCGCCGCCGGAGTGAAAGCCGTGATCCAGGCGGCGGTCGTCATCGTGATCGCCGCGCTGATCGGTGTCGGCATGACCTGGAACCCGTTGCGCCTGCTCGGCGTGGTCGTGGTCGTCGTCCTCGCCTCGGCGTTCTTCTCCTGCCTGTCGATGTCGATCGCCGGCATCGTCCTGACCCGCGACCGGCTGATGGGCATCGGCCAGGCCATCACCATGCCGCTGTTCTTCGCGTCCAACGCGCTGTACCCGGTCGCGCTGATGCCGGGCTGGCTCCAGGCCATCAGCAGGGTGAACCCGCTGAGCTACCAGGTCGACGCCCTGCGCGGGCTGCTCATCGGTACACCGGCCCACCTGGGGCTCGACTTCGCGATCCTCGCCTTCGCCGCGCTCGTCGGCATCGTCGCCGCAGGTTCGCTCCTCGGCCGGCTGGCCCGCTGA
- a CDS encoding tetratricopeptide repeat protein, with the protein MTTAEHPLTEQAAALIGLDRLDEAKALLTERLAEDPEDFRAWVRLARCHLREREFEDVVTTTGEALRIAPQDCDAWIVRMYGLRRTGRRDEALAAAQEAVRINPHSWQAVDALAEAVSAWQPRWPEVLELAQTAVRMAPEEPAAYQGLWKAALLNGAFDVRDHAIRETLRLDPTSAWALRELAEKQAAAPGTGPGRRAEVYASALAADPGSDSMRMGLDRAVFQMLRGTRWLAVLSLVLAGAAINLFPSDGDGPELPLPIGTRLYVLALIAVVWAFGAWRRYRKLRAGVQLSVRSLLRRMFWARLVLVQAAVGTLCAVAVVAVPWTDRGVPQVVFWVGLGPTLLTIWFDRPRTR; encoded by the coding sequence GTGACCACTGCCGAGCACCCCCTGACCGAGCAGGCGGCCGCCCTCATCGGCCTGGACCGGCTGGACGAGGCGAAGGCCCTGCTGACCGAGCGACTCGCCGAGGACCCCGAGGACTTCCGGGCCTGGGTGCGGCTGGCGCGCTGCCATCTGCGCGAGCGGGAGTTCGAGGACGTCGTCACCACCACCGGCGAGGCGCTGCGGATCGCCCCGCAGGACTGCGACGCATGGATCGTGCGGATGTACGGGCTGCGCAGGACCGGTCGTCGGGACGAGGCGCTCGCGGCGGCCCAGGAGGCGGTGCGGATCAACCCGCACTCGTGGCAGGCGGTCGACGCGCTCGCGGAGGCGGTCAGTGCCTGGCAGCCGCGCTGGCCCGAGGTCCTCGAGCTGGCGCAGACGGCGGTCCGGATGGCCCCCGAGGAGCCCGCGGCGTACCAGGGGCTGTGGAAGGCGGCGCTGCTCAACGGGGCCTTCGACGTGCGGGACCACGCGATCCGCGAGACGCTGCGGCTCGACCCGACGAGTGCCTGGGCGCTTCGTGAGCTCGCCGAGAAGCAGGCCGCCGCGCCCGGCACGGGGCCCGGGCGGCGGGCGGAGGTGTACGCGTCCGCGCTGGCCGCCGACCCCGGTTCCGACAGCATGCGCATGGGGCTGGACCGGGCCGTGTTCCAGATGCTGCGTGGCACCCGGTGGCTCGCCGTGCTGAGTCTGGTGCTGGCGGGTGCGGCGATCAACCTGTTCCCGTCCGACGGGGACGGACCCGAGCTGCCGCTGCCGATCGGCACGCGGCTCTACGTGCTGGCGCTGATCGCGGTGGTCTGGGCGTTCGGCGCGTGGCGGCGCTACCGGAAGCTGCGGGCGGGGGTGCAGCTGAGTGTCCGGTCGCTGTTGCGCCGGATGTTCTGGGCACGGCTGGTGCTGGTGCAGGCGGCGGTGGGGACGCTGTGCGCGGTGGCCGTCGTGGCGGTGCCGTGGACGGACCGGGGTGTTCCGCAGGTGGTGTTCTGGGTGGGGCTGGGGCCGACACTGCTGACGATCTGGTTCGACCGTCCGCGCACGCGGTAG
- a CDS encoding ABC transporter ATP-binding protein, with translation MTPALSCTGLTYSFGTSKAVDGLDLLVHPGEVFGLLGPNGAGKTTTLRAITTLLPVPPGVIEVFGHDAARQKMAVRRLLGYVPQQLSADASLTGRENVALFARVFDVPRRQRAARVGQALDAVGLGPQAHRLAATYSGGMVRRLELAQALVSAPRLMILDEPTIGLDPIARDSVWDRITEIRTGTGMTVLVTTHSMDEADQRCDRLALMHLGRLRALGTPAELKAGLIAHRRESGETVLPPPTLEDVFRYHSGSGLDDPGPGSGPGSGPGSGSGPGSGSDERKGAFRDVRRTRRTASRLG, from the coding sequence GTGACCCCCGCTCTCAGCTGCACCGGTCTGACCTACTCCTTCGGTACGTCGAAAGCCGTCGACGGTCTGGACCTGCTGGTCCACCCCGGCGAGGTCTTCGGCCTGCTCGGGCCCAACGGCGCGGGCAAGACGACCACCTTGCGCGCGATCACCACCCTGCTGCCCGTGCCGCCCGGTGTCATCGAGGTGTTCGGCCATGACGCGGCCCGGCAGAAGATGGCCGTACGGCGCCTGCTCGGTTACGTACCGCAGCAGCTGTCGGCCGACGCCAGTCTCACCGGCCGGGAGAACGTCGCCCTCTTCGCCCGCGTCTTCGACGTGCCCCGCCGCCAGCGCGCGGCCCGCGTCGGACAGGCGCTGGACGCGGTCGGCCTCGGCCCCCAGGCGCACCGGCTCGCCGCCACATACTCCGGCGGCATGGTGCGCCGCCTCGAACTGGCCCAGGCCCTGGTCAGCGCACCCCGCCTGATGATCCTGGACGAGCCGACCATCGGCCTGGACCCGATCGCGCGCGACAGTGTCTGGGACCGCATCACCGAGATCCGGACCGGCACCGGGATGACCGTGCTGGTCACCACCCACTCCATGGACGAGGCCGATCAGCGCTGCGACCGGCTGGCCCTCATGCACCTCGGCAGACTCCGCGCGCTCGGCACGCCCGCCGAGCTCAAGGCCGGACTGATCGCGCACCGCCGGGAGTCCGGCGAGACCGTCCTGCCGCCGCCCACCCTGGAGGACGTCTTCCGGTACCACTCCGGAAGCGGCCTGGACGACCCCGGCCCCGGCTCAGGCCCCGGCTCCGGTCCCGGTTCAGGCTCCGGCCCCGGCTCAGGTTCCGATGAACGGAAGGGAGCGTTCCGCGATGTCCGCCGTACCCGTCGCACCGCATCACGCCTCGGCTGA